A genomic window from Streptomyces misionensis includes:
- a CDS encoding DUF6197 family protein, with the protein MTMLAPAQTAATTTVVFTDATLAKAAELAADSYLPVWTGPSGEESTGESVARHLEATSVLLEKDGWIRVYDYSQDWLTGGVDVPADDDSMTVKEMLRVLLRFIREESESGSGARPQRTLSAALRHVGEDGSHGDTDTAVVAGCVLDRVIQAHTGSEAARAAAWSERQHRTHADITALLAAGAAFARTYGPAAGQTV; encoded by the coding sequence ATGACCATGCTCGCGCCCGCCCAGACCGCTGCGACGACCACGGTGGTGTTCACCGACGCCACACTGGCCAAGGCGGCCGAGCTCGCCGCCGACTCCTACCTCCCGGTCTGGACCGGCCCGTCCGGCGAGGAGTCCACCGGCGAGTCCGTAGCCCGCCACCTGGAAGCCACCAGCGTCCTGCTGGAGAAGGACGGCTGGATCCGCGTCTACGACTACAGCCAGGACTGGTTGACCGGCGGCGTGGACGTCCCCGCCGACGACGACTCCATGACGGTCAAGGAAATGCTCCGCGTGCTGCTGCGCTTCATCCGCGAGGAGAGCGAGAGCGGGAGCGGTGCCCGGCCGCAGCGGACCCTGTCCGCCGCCCTGCGCCACGTCGGTGAGGACGGCAGCCACGGTGACACGGACACCGCGGTCGTGGCGGGCTGTGTCCTGGACCGGGTGATCCAGGCCCACACCGGATCGGAAGCGGCCCGCGCCGCGGCGTGGTCGGAGCGCCAGCATCGTACCCACGCGGACATCACCGCGCTGCTGGCCGCCGGCGCCGCGTTCGCCCGTACCTACGGGCCCGCCGCCGGGCAGACGGTCTGA
- a CDS encoding DNA-binding protein, which yields MALDRRALLRAGVGLGAAATVGVGSPASADSRSVPGLVRKARAASAYGSTPVEHLRRTRRVLIDTDNLLGPRRAVSAVRDHIEVIQVLRRDAKGVDRHDLMELQTQYGELLSWLYQDLGNPKAASYWLDRAMQWSQTVGDGDLSTYVMARKAQLAGDTGDLVDVVDLAEAAQRMARPRSRLAAVARTYEAYGHALRGDADESERAIDDVRNVLDGAAADPTPWGVWLTASYVEIHRAQGLEALGKHAQAAEAFAAAIRMMPDGYHRDRGVYMARQAVALAGARAPEQAATIGMHALTVAEDTGSGRITNELARLDKALIPWQREPVVDEFRAAFDSTLVHETETEA from the coding sequence GTGGCTCTGGATCGGCGTGCGCTGCTGCGCGCGGGGGTGGGGCTGGGAGCCGCTGCGACGGTCGGCGTCGGTTCGCCGGCGTCCGCGGATTCACGCTCGGTACCGGGGCTGGTTCGCAAGGCGCGGGCCGCGTCGGCGTACGGCTCGACGCCGGTGGAGCACCTGCGCCGCACGCGCCGGGTGCTGATCGACACCGACAACCTGCTCGGGCCCCGGCGTGCGGTCAGCGCAGTGCGCGACCACATCGAGGTCATCCAGGTGCTCCGACGCGACGCCAAGGGCGTCGACCGGCATGACCTCATGGAGCTGCAGACCCAGTACGGCGAACTCCTGTCCTGGCTCTACCAGGACCTGGGCAACCCGAAGGCGGCGTCGTACTGGCTGGACCGGGCGATGCAGTGGTCGCAGACGGTCGGCGACGGCGACCTGAGCACGTATGTCATGGCCCGCAAGGCCCAGCTGGCCGGCGACACCGGAGATCTGGTCGATGTGGTCGACCTCGCCGAAGCCGCCCAGCGGATGGCGCGGCCACGCAGCCGACTCGCCGCCGTCGCGCGCACGTACGAGGCCTACGGGCACGCGCTGCGCGGTGATGCTGACGAGAGCGAGCGGGCGATCGACGACGTCCGCAACGTCCTCGATGGCGCCGCCGCCGACCCCACCCCGTGGGGTGTGTGGCTGACCGCGTCGTACGTGGAGATTCACCGCGCCCAGGGCCTGGAGGCTCTGGGCAAGCACGCCCAGGCCGCGGAGGCGTTCGCCGCCGCGATCCGGATGATGCCCGACGGCTACCACCGCGACCGCGGCGTCTACATGGCTCGGCAGGCCGTTGCGCTGGCCGGTGCCCGCGCCCCGGAGCAGGCCGCCACCATCGGGATGCACGCGCTGACCGTGGCGGAGGACACCGGCTCCGGCCGCATCACCAACGAGCTCGCCCGCCTCGACAAGGCCCTGATCCCCTGGCAGCGCGAGCCGGTCGTAGATGAGTTCCGCGCCGCCTTCGACTCCACCCTCGTACACGAGACTGAAACGGAAGCCTGA
- a CDS encoding GNAT family N-acetyltransferase, which produces MAVSGRARALYQRIADKIRAQITDGTLAPGDRLPTEAEIASEWDTTRSTAVQGLKVLVNEGLIISDRPRGYFVRSKRPMVYRPQGEFRKRPLSPEMDQFLTQMSEEGREASQHIEVKVEAPSRQVRERLQLREGELVVVRRRVRFIDGIPYNTNDSHFPLSLVQNSEIMNPDDIARGANVVLSELGYEQVRALDEFHVRMPTPEEADRLQLGPGTPVAVHLCTGYTREGEPVRAVVNVLPGDRHVITYERSRPQLEGAPTIRQATETDLRTVTGLWEHAASWLNKRGIDQWQYPPREDRIKTNIEAGECWIVEADGAPVATITLDEHADADFWSPAEAAEPALYVHRMVVRRDVAGLDLGSAMLDWAGQQALSQGKELLRLDAWRSNEALQQYYADRGFTHVRTVEADGRSSGALFQRPANYARGTGPVLETAASDTKH; this is translated from the coding sequence ATGGCAGTCAGCGGCAGGGCACGGGCCCTCTACCAGCGCATCGCGGACAAGATCCGTGCCCAGATCACAGACGGGACCCTGGCCCCGGGTGATCGCCTGCCCACGGAGGCCGAGATTGCCTCCGAGTGGGACACCACTCGATCGACCGCCGTCCAGGGACTGAAAGTACTGGTCAACGAGGGCCTCATCATCAGCGACCGCCCTCGCGGCTACTTCGTCCGCAGCAAGAGGCCGATGGTCTACAGGCCACAGGGCGAGTTCCGGAAGCGGCCGCTGAGCCCGGAGATGGATCAGTTCCTCACCCAGATGTCCGAGGAAGGCCGGGAGGCCAGCCAGCACATCGAGGTGAAGGTGGAGGCTCCGTCGCGTCAGGTCCGTGAGCGTCTCCAGCTCCGCGAGGGCGAACTGGTCGTTGTCCGCCGACGCGTCCGCTTCATCGACGGCATCCCGTACAACACGAACGACAGCCACTTCCCGCTGTCCCTGGTCCAGAACAGCGAGATCATGAACCCGGACGACATCGCACGAGGTGCGAACGTCGTCCTGTCCGAGCTGGGCTACGAGCAAGTCCGCGCCCTCGATGAGTTCCACGTCCGCATGCCGACCCCTGAGGAAGCCGACCGGCTGCAACTTGGCCCCGGTACGCCTGTCGCAGTGCATCTGTGCACGGGCTACACGAGGGAGGGAGAACCCGTCCGCGCCGTGGTCAATGTCCTGCCCGGCGACCGCCACGTCATCACGTACGAGCGCAGCCGACCGCAGCTCGAAGGCGCGCCGACCATCCGTCAGGCCACCGAGACGGACCTGCGCACGGTCACCGGCCTGTGGGAGCACGCCGCATCGTGGCTCAACAAGCGCGGGATCGATCAGTGGCAGTACCCGCCGCGCGAGGACCGTATCAAGACGAACATCGAGGCCGGCGAATGCTGGATCGTCGAAGCAGACGGGGCCCCCGTGGCGACCATCACGCTCGACGAGCACGCCGACGCCGATTTCTGGAGCCCCGCCGAGGCCGCTGAACCCGCCCTCTACGTACACCGCATGGTCGTACGCCGTGACGTCGCGGGCCTGGACCTCGGATCGGCCATGCTCGACTGGGCTGGACAGCAGGCCCTGAGTCAGGGCAAGGAGCTGCTGCGCCTTGACGCGTGGCGTTCCAACGAAGCGTTGCAGCAGTACTACGCCGACCGCGGCTTCACGCACGTACGAACCGTAGAGGCCGACGGGCGCAGTAGCGGTGCCCTGTTCCAGCGCCCGGCCAACTACGCCCGAGGCACCGGACCGGTGCTTGAGACGGCAGCGTCGGATACCAAGCACTAG
- a CDS encoding SUMF1/EgtB/PvdO family nonheme iron enzyme: MTGVPRWTGREIRALRTALRMNGRSFADAVGVSHRMLVRWEAGGEAVVPRAGNQAALDTMLATAGRAVQERFAALNTAAAAAAEDARAEQLLRRETQYTKSPVDGKLMVPVEEGIYLAGPAGTPTWTAAYLIDVYPTTNADYERFIRATGHPAPRHWPNGRCPADIFDHPVVWVTWSDAAAYAQWAGKTLPTSQQWEKAARGPKGNPYPWGDAPTAAKCNVHDSGIGRTTPVSRYQSGVSPYGAYDMCGNVWEWTATEPEPGRHELKGSAFTSPFTRAAPALFNDAADRMSDNDTGFRCASPA; the protein is encoded by the coding sequence ATGACGGGGGTACCACGGTGGACCGGGCGCGAGATCCGCGCCCTGCGCACCGCCTTACGCATGAACGGCCGCTCCTTCGCCGACGCGGTCGGCGTCAGCCACCGGATGCTGGTGCGCTGGGAGGCCGGCGGCGAGGCCGTCGTGCCACGGGCCGGGAACCAGGCCGCCCTGGACACGATGCTGGCCACCGCCGGACGCGCGGTCCAGGAGCGGTTCGCAGCGCTGAACACCGCCGCAGCCGCAGCCGCCGAGGACGCCCGCGCCGAGCAGCTGCTGCGCCGGGAAACGCAGTACACCAAGAGCCCGGTGGACGGAAAGCTCATGGTCCCGGTGGAGGAAGGCATCTACCTCGCAGGCCCCGCAGGGACGCCGACCTGGACCGCGGCGTACCTCATCGACGTCTACCCGACCACGAACGCCGACTACGAGCGGTTCATCCGTGCCACCGGCCACCCGGCCCCGCGGCACTGGCCGAACGGACGATGCCCGGCCGACATCTTCGACCACCCCGTGGTCTGGGTGACCTGGAGCGACGCCGCCGCCTACGCCCAGTGGGCCGGCAAAACCCTGCCGACCAGCCAGCAGTGGGAGAAGGCCGCCCGAGGGCCGAAGGGCAACCCGTACCCGTGGGGAGACGCCCCCACGGCCGCGAAGTGCAACGTGCACGACTCCGGGATAGGGCGCACCACGCCCGTCTCCCGCTACCAGTCCGGCGTGAGCCCCTACGGGGCATACGACATGTGCGGCAACGTCTGGGAGTGGACCGCCACCGAACCCGAGCCCGGCCGGCACGAGCTGAAGGGCAGCGCGTTCACCTCCCCGTTCACCCGCGCCGCCCCGGCCCTGTTCAACGACGCCGCCGACCGCATGTCCGACAACGACACGGGATTCCGCTGCGCCAGCCCGGCGTGA
- a CDS encoding DciA family protein, whose translation MTDTTRIERAGADGPELSGVDLARVALRSAREAARKRGDSEAAMPRRRTQRAVKRDGREPTGFAAVLQGLMTERAWAIPAAGGSVLDRWTDIAAAVSPRMPEHVQAVAFHPESGQLDLRPDSPAYATQLRLITARIIATVNQEVGTDAVRTIRVLAAGATPEPPAVKPAPQTAAAPQTPLKTREMACHGYHQALAAHQAARPDRHADLPSQKAIES comes from the coding sequence ATGACCGACACCACCCGCATCGAGCGGGCTGGCGCAGACGGCCCGGAGCTGTCGGGCGTCGACCTCGCACGGGTCGCGCTGCGCTCCGCTCGGGAGGCTGCCCGTAAACGCGGCGACAGCGAGGCCGCGATGCCGCGCCGCCGCACCCAGCGTGCCGTGAAGCGCGACGGCCGCGAGCCGACCGGGTTCGCCGCCGTGCTTCAGGGCCTGATGACGGAGCGCGCCTGGGCCATTCCGGCTGCCGGCGGCAGCGTCTTGGACCGCTGGACGGACATCGCGGCCGCGGTCTCGCCCCGGATGCCCGAGCATGTCCAGGCCGTCGCGTTCCACCCCGAGTCCGGACAGCTGGACCTGCGCCCCGACTCGCCTGCATACGCCACGCAGCTGCGGCTGATCACCGCCCGGATCATCGCCACGGTGAATCAGGAAGTCGGGACCGACGCTGTTCGCACCATCCGCGTCCTGGCCGCCGGCGCCACGCCCGAACCCCCCGCGGTGAAGCCCGCCCCGCAGACCGCGGCCGCGCCCCAGACACCGCTGAAGACCCGCGAGATGGCCTGCCACGGCTACCACCAGGCGCTCGCCGCTCACCAAGCAGCACGGCCTGACAGGCACGCAGACCTGCCTAGCCAGAAGGCGATCGAGTCATAG
- a CDS encoding WhiB family transcriptional regulator: protein MNRTSIVRTSYAPSADLPVNTNWREYGACTREDPDLFFPIGNTGPALLQIEEAKAVCRRCPVLERCASWALEMGEAHGVWGGMSEGDRRRIKRRAARNRTKA, encoded by the coding sequence ATGAATCGCACCTCCATCGTACGCACCAGCTACGCCCCCTCCGCCGACCTGCCGGTCAACACCAACTGGCGCGAGTACGGCGCCTGTACACGGGAGGACCCCGACCTGTTCTTCCCCATCGGCAACACCGGCCCGGCGCTCCTGCAGATCGAGGAGGCGAAAGCGGTGTGCCGCAGGTGCCCGGTGCTGGAGCGCTGCGCCTCCTGGGCCTTGGAGATGGGTGAGGCCCACGGCGTCTGGGGTGGCATGAGCGAGGGCGACCGCCGCCGCATCAAGCGCCGCGCCGCCCGCAACCGCACCAAGGCCTGA
- a CDS encoding DUF6233 domain-containing protein translates to MSDLPPAERLAKLHTLEEWLAWQLESTRRKIRDLEQQQKRQAQQYVVEPPIHIHHPEGATVHRAGCTTIRRSVRHMSARDARIALEKDPRMFHACEDCAPGRSLGLTAG, encoded by the coding sequence ATGTCCGATCTCCCGCCCGCTGAACGTCTCGCCAAGCTCCACACCCTGGAGGAGTGGCTGGCGTGGCAGCTGGAGTCGACCCGGCGGAAGATCCGCGACCTCGAACAGCAGCAGAAGCGCCAGGCCCAGCAGTACGTCGTCGAGCCCCCGATCCACATCCACCACCCGGAGGGCGCCACTGTGCACCGCGCCGGCTGCACCACCATCCGCCGCAGCGTCCGGCACATGAGCGCCCGGGACGCGCGGATCGCGCTGGAGAAGGACCCCAGGATGTTCCACGCCTGCGAGGACTGCGCCCCGGGTCGGAGCCTGGGCCTCACAGCCGGCTAG
- a CDS encoding integrase: MELHEEEVVDAELVDEDHLPAALTDPGIVLGGALGRPVLTQHTVLRPGELPTTQRPQYTPQEFYLSEQAARLIDEESLPENTKRNRRSQRGMFEDWCAEMGRVAVPCLTTTYIEYIASLIAQGRYSPNTIRAHKSAVRAMQPEDAKPGTTEVNRLVKEYAKNWHRRNQVKKAPPISDDHYRAMVATCDQRHPIGIRDRWALLVGRGGLHRRSELADLLLEQIEVEDDWVTHYVAMSKTDQNAHGEHTDIPADPDDPLMCPVDATRKWLNCLRRLGIRSGPAYRALTVAGTLQDRRTATARGDHVTGDAINDMIRGRAFAAGLPNWQDISAHSQRRTGAQRIAAVGGDPTKQGRWKAGSAVVKREYLDRAQSRAENPWLLVQEKRRTAKKTAP, translated from the coding sequence ATGGAGCTGCACGAGGAGGAGGTCGTAGACGCCGAGCTGGTCGATGAGGACCACCTGCCGGCCGCGCTCACCGACCCGGGCATCGTCCTGGGCGGCGCTCTCGGTCGGCCGGTCCTCACCCAGCACACCGTGCTGCGCCCCGGTGAACTGCCCACCACACAGCGGCCGCAGTACACGCCCCAAGAGTTCTACCTCTCCGAGCAGGCCGCCCGCCTCATCGATGAGGAGTCCCTGCCGGAGAACACCAAGCGGAACCGCCGCTCACAGCGCGGCATGTTCGAGGACTGGTGCGCCGAGATGGGCCGGGTGGCCGTCCCGTGCCTGACCACCACGTACATCGAGTACATCGCCTCCCTCATCGCCCAGGGCAGGTACAGCCCGAACACCATCCGGGCCCACAAGAGCGCGGTGCGCGCCATGCAGCCCGAGGACGCCAAGCCCGGCACCACCGAGGTCAACCGGCTCGTCAAGGAGTACGCGAAGAACTGGCACCGACGGAACCAGGTAAAGAAGGCACCACCCATCTCCGACGACCACTACCGCGCCATGGTCGCCACCTGCGACCAGCGCCACCCCATCGGCATCCGCGACCGCTGGGCCCTCCTCGTCGGCCGCGGCGGCCTCCACCGCCGCAGTGAACTCGCCGACCTGCTGCTGGAGCAGATCGAGGTCGAGGACGACTGGGTGACGCACTACGTCGCCATGTCCAAGACCGACCAAAACGCCCACGGCGAGCACACCGACATCCCGGCCGACCCCGACGACCCCCTGATGTGCCCCGTCGACGCCACCCGGAAGTGGCTCAACTGCCTGCGGCGCCTCGGCATCCGCAGCGGCCCCGCCTACCGCGCCCTCACCGTCGCCGGAACCCTCCAGGACCGCCGCACCGCCACCGCCCGCGGCGACCACGTCACCGGCGACGCCATCAACGACATGATCCGCGGCCGCGCCTTCGCGGCCGGCCTGCCCAACTGGCAGGACATCAGCGCCCACTCCCAGCGCCGCACCGGCGCCCAGCGGATTGCCGCAGTCGGCGGCGATCCGACCAAGCAGGGCCGCTGGAAAGCCGGGTCGGCCGTGGTCAAGCGCGAGTACCTGGACCGGGCCCAGTCCCGCGCGGAGAACCCCTGGCTGCTGGTGCAGGAGAAGCGGCGGACGGCGAAGAAGACCGCCCCGTAG
- a CDS encoding transcriptional regulator, whose product MSSVAAPAAVLLPSPRPSVDDEGVSVLPGLYVPEASQWLSTSSSRIAGDGYSWMQAVHWVAGSGLYKPRRHRSHGPRSFGPTTVRVAQELAQLFPCRPGIEYLVRRTGLSERSVEYHLAMLREAGLLAWIVKGTRVSGGPAQASEFARMIPVEFDAALGIRTVQRDADAPAYTRAVSGIAEAGRELMAKLAKKAARKVRKPRSKTSSKARAKASVRGAEQGRVTAVSDEVRCTPMQVGTSTVSSAGGTSLPPESKLASGASKSPTPKKSKAKAGGRRKLNAVGRRFQLARELTQELGWLRGCSVPRIAWVARNVADAGWTVTDVRAWLHFRGEAAHVRRGSGLLAVLLSGGENILDTPAKRADAIERWRGALEAARRDRIRQVRAERERFEGDWQAPSSRAVTRQVARAIAYVHEAANGGHRQAQAPSTDDRYEDLGLADPQFEQMRAQARGELMRGVTDLIDLAVDSMGREAAERIYGADMMRRARQLASTARSSHTTITHR is encoded by the coding sequence ATGAGCAGCGTGGCGGCACCGGCCGCCGTGCTACTCCCTTCTCCGCGTCCGTCGGTCGACGACGAGGGCGTCTCCGTGCTGCCCGGTCTCTACGTGCCGGAGGCAAGCCAGTGGCTGTCGACGTCGTCGAGTCGGATCGCGGGCGACGGCTACTCCTGGATGCAGGCGGTCCACTGGGTAGCCGGGTCCGGGCTCTACAAGCCGCGGCGGCACCGCTCGCACGGCCCTCGCTCCTTCGGGCCGACGACCGTGCGCGTCGCCCAGGAGCTCGCGCAGCTCTTTCCGTGCCGTCCGGGCATCGAGTACCTGGTGCGCCGGACCGGGCTGTCGGAGCGGTCGGTGGAATACCACCTGGCGATGCTGCGGGAGGCGGGGCTGCTCGCGTGGATCGTCAAGGGCACACGGGTGTCCGGCGGCCCGGCGCAGGCCAGCGAGTTCGCGCGGATGATCCCGGTGGAGTTCGATGCCGCGCTGGGGATCCGCACGGTGCAGCGCGATGCCGATGCTCCGGCGTACACGCGGGCGGTGTCCGGGATCGCGGAGGCCGGCCGGGAGCTGATGGCGAAGCTGGCGAAGAAGGCGGCCCGGAAGGTGCGCAAGCCGCGTTCGAAGACGTCGTCGAAGGCCCGGGCGAAGGCCTCGGTGAGGGGCGCTGAGCAGGGGCGTGTGACGGCTGTTTCGGATGAGGTCCGTTGCACCCCAATGCAGGTCGGTACCTCAACTGTTTCTTCTGCGGGTGGTACTTCCCTCCCCCCTGAGAGCAAGCTCGCAAGCGGGGCCAGCAAGTCCCCCACCCCGAAGAAGTCCAAGGCGAAGGCCGGCGGCCGCCGGAAGCTGAACGCAGTGGGCCGTCGCTTCCAGCTGGCGAGGGAGCTCACCCAGGAGCTCGGGTGGCTGCGCGGGTGCTCGGTGCCCCGGATCGCCTGGGTGGCCCGGAACGTGGCCGATGCCGGATGGACCGTGACCGACGTCCGCGCCTGGCTGCACTTCCGCGGCGAGGCAGCCCACGTCCGTCGGGGCTCCGGCCTGCTCGCCGTGTTGCTCTCAGGCGGGGAGAACATCCTCGATACCCCCGCCAAGCGCGCCGACGCGATCGAGCGGTGGCGCGGCGCCCTCGAGGCCGCCCGCCGTGACCGTATCCGGCAGGTCCGTGCCGAGCGGGAGCGGTTCGAGGGCGACTGGCAGGCCCCCAGCAGCCGCGCCGTCACGCGCCAGGTGGCGCGGGCAATCGCCTACGTCCACGAGGCGGCCAACGGCGGCCACCGCCAGGCCCAAGCCCCTAGCACGGATGACCGGTACGAGGACTTGGGGCTGGCTGACCCGCAGTTTGAGCAGATGCGTGCGCAGGCGCGAGGTGAGCTCATGCGGGGCGTGACCGACCTGATCGATCTGGCGGTCGACTCCATGGGCCGCGAGGCAGCCGAACGCATCTACGGCGCGGACATGATGCGCCGTGCCCGCCAGCTGGCCAGTACCGCCCGCAGCTCGCACACGACCATCACCCACCGGTAG
- a CDS encoding RibD family protein yields the protein MTARPYVLLSAAMSVDGYLDDTSPERLLLSNAEDFDRVDEVRASCDAILIGATTMRKDNPRLLVNSEERRAKRLAEGRSEYPLKVTVTASGDLDADLKFWHFGDQKLVFTVDSAVDKVKATLGDLADVVSLGPELNWGLVLDELGRRGVGRLMVEGGGTIHTQLMSQNLADEVHIAVAPLLVGQAGAPKFLGTADYPGGSTARMRLLETHAIGDVVLLRYAPKDRG from the coding sequence ATGACTGCCCGCCCGTACGTTCTGCTGTCCGCCGCCATGTCGGTCGACGGCTACCTGGACGACACCAGCCCCGAGCGGCTGCTGCTCTCCAACGCTGAGGACTTCGACCGCGTGGACGAGGTGCGTGCCTCCTGCGACGCGATCCTGATCGGCGCGACGACCATGCGGAAGGACAACCCGAGGCTGCTGGTCAACTCCGAGGAGCGCCGCGCGAAGCGGCTCGCGGAGGGTCGGTCGGAGTACCCGCTGAAGGTGACGGTGACGGCCTCCGGCGACCTCGACGCTGACCTGAAGTTCTGGCACTTTGGGGATCAGAAGCTCGTCTTCACGGTCGACTCCGCTGTCGACAAGGTGAAGGCGACCCTCGGGGACCTCGCTGACGTGGTCAGCCTCGGCCCCGAGCTTAACTGGGGCTTGGTCCTGGACGAGCTGGGGCGCCGTGGAGTCGGCCGACTCATGGTGGAGGGCGGCGGCACAATCCACACCCAGCTCATGTCCCAGAACCTGGCCGACGAGGTCCACATCGCCGTCGCCCCGCTGCTGGTGGGGCAGGCTGGCGCCCCGAAGTTTCTGGGCACCGCCGACTACCCGGGCGGGTCGACCGCCCGTATGCGGCTGCTGGAGACCCACGCGATCGGCGACGTCGTGCTGCTGCGCTACGCCCCGAAGGATCGGGGCTGA